A genomic window from Caballeronia sp. SBC1 includes:
- the queC gene encoding 7-cyano-7-deazaguanine synthase QueC has product MTRTDVKDSALVLFSGGQDSATCLAWALDRFTTVETLGFDYGQRHRVELECRDGFRASVKQQFPQWAERLGEDHTIDLSVLGAISDTAMTREIEIEASANGLPNTFVPGRNLMFMTIAAAIAYRRGLKVLVGGMCETDFSGYPDCRDDTMKALQVALNLGMDSRFLLETPLMWLDKADTWRLAEQLGGEALVELVRVETHTCYVGERSELHEWGFGCGQCPACKLRKRGYEAYKSGEQVTTEPV; this is encoded by the coding sequence GTGACTCGGACAGACGTTAAAGACAGCGCATTGGTGCTGTTTTCCGGTGGCCAGGATTCGGCCACATGCCTCGCGTGGGCGCTCGATCGTTTTACAACCGTCGAGACGCTCGGCTTCGACTATGGTCAGCGCCATCGTGTGGAACTTGAATGCCGCGACGGCTTCAGGGCATCGGTCAAACAGCAGTTCCCGCAGTGGGCCGAACGGCTCGGCGAAGACCACACGATCGACCTGTCCGTGCTCGGCGCAATCAGCGATACCGCCATGACGCGCGAGATCGAAATTGAAGCCAGCGCGAACGGTTTGCCCAACACCTTCGTGCCCGGCCGCAATCTGATGTTCATGACGATCGCTGCCGCCATCGCATATCGGCGAGGTTTGAAGGTGCTCGTCGGCGGCATGTGCGAAACGGATTTCTCGGGCTACCCCGATTGCCGCGACGACACCATGAAGGCGCTGCAAGTTGCCCTTAATCTCGGCATGGACAGCCGCTTCCTGCTCGAGACACCGTTGATGTGGCTCGATAAAGCCGACACGTGGCGCCTGGCTGAACAGCTAGGCGGCGAGGCGCTGGTGGAACTGGTGCGCGTCGAGACGCACACGTGTTATGTCGGCGAGCGCTCCGAGTTGCATGAATGGGGTTTTGGCTGCGGCCAATGCCCGGCTTGCAAGCTGCGCAAGCGCGGCTACGAAGCTTACAAGTCGGGTGAGCAAGTCACCACTGAACCGGTCTGA
- a CDS encoding PAS domain-containing sensor histidine kinase, translated as MTGLVVRVLVTTVALTAILLLVMLALASANTEFFDRYYQWLYAANLAVAVVLILIVIGLVAIIITRVRQGKFGTRLLAKLAFIFALVGVVPGAIIYVVSYQFVSRSIESWFDVNVETALTSGLNLGRGMLDASLSDLQNKGRLMGDQLASADPTSLTLTLLRLRDQFNVQDATIVEPARSGSGTAPDVRVVAQASSNFAALVPDDLPTPLQLNQARSRPYGAIEGEVDGDSSQTGPKGALRLRVIVKIPDSSTTELQPAERFLQIEQPVSTGLARNADAVQRAYREYQEKALGRTGLRKMYIGTLTLALFLATFIAMMLALALGNQLARPLFLLAQGTKEVAEGDYTPKREVKSRDELGFLTQSFNAMTRQLSEARAAVENNRIALEHSKAYLESILANLTAGVFVFDRQFRLTTANRGAERIFRQPFNASLNLPLEQIGVLSEFGAMVRKAFADRDAAASGSGKPIGDRGHWQQQLAVPVAGETDPLTLLVRGTQLLTLTESDTDDAETTGYVVVFDDISDVISAQRSVAWGEVARRLAHEIKNPLTPIQLSAERLQMKLTDKLAPADAEVLKRGATTIVNQVQAMKQMVDDFREYARTPPAVLGNLQLNDLVTEVLTLYGIEEGKSHITIELTKLPVIRGDATQLRQVIHNLLQNAQDAVADVAEPRVLLETKTVEYGDPDASGHARVAVRLTVSDNGSGFPTRILSRAFEPYVTTKAKGTGLGLATVKKIVDEHGARIDIRNRSKTPDVIEGAQISILFLQLADDSAEPGATSPSAAASHGTTKALVQTRAA; from the coding sequence ATGACGGGGCTCGTGGTTCGCGTGCTTGTGACAACGGTTGCGCTCACGGCCATTCTGCTGCTGGTCATGTTGGCCCTTGCCAGCGCGAACACCGAGTTCTTCGATCGTTATTATCAGTGGCTCTACGCCGCGAATCTCGCGGTGGCGGTCGTGCTCATCCTGATTGTCATCGGGCTGGTGGCGATCATTATCACCAGGGTGCGACAGGGTAAGTTCGGTACGCGGTTGCTCGCGAAACTCGCGTTCATCTTTGCGCTCGTGGGTGTGGTGCCGGGCGCGATCATCTACGTGGTGTCGTATCAGTTCGTCTCGCGCAGTATCGAATCATGGTTCGACGTGAACGTGGAAACCGCGCTCACGTCCGGATTGAATCTCGGGCGCGGCATGCTCGATGCATCGCTGTCAGATCTGCAGAACAAAGGCCGCCTGATGGGCGACCAGCTCGCGAGCGCCGATCCAACCAGTCTCACGCTCACGCTGTTGCGCTTGCGCGATCAGTTCAACGTGCAGGACGCCACCATCGTTGAGCCGGCAAGAAGCGGCTCCGGCACCGCGCCCGATGTGCGCGTGGTGGCGCAGGCATCGAGTAATTTCGCGGCGCTCGTGCCCGACGACCTGCCAACTCCATTGCAACTGAATCAGGCGCGTAGCAGGCCGTATGGGGCGATTGAAGGCGAGGTCGACGGCGATTCAAGTCAGACCGGGCCAAAGGGCGCGTTGAGGCTGCGGGTGATCGTGAAGATCCCCGACAGTTCGACCACGGAACTGCAGCCGGCCGAACGTTTCCTGCAGATCGAACAGCCGGTCAGTACCGGACTTGCCCGCAACGCGGACGCCGTGCAGCGCGCGTATCGCGAGTATCAGGAAAAGGCGCTCGGGCGGACCGGCTTGCGCAAGATGTATATCGGCACGCTGACGCTGGCGTTGTTTCTCGCCACCTTCATCGCGATGATGCTTGCGCTTGCGCTCGGCAATCAGCTCGCGCGGCCGTTGTTCCTGCTCGCGCAAGGCACGAAGGAAGTCGCCGAGGGCGATTACACGCCCAAGCGCGAAGTGAAGTCGCGAGACGAGCTCGGTTTCCTCACGCAGTCGTTCAACGCAATGACGCGGCAATTGTCCGAGGCGCGTGCGGCGGTCGAGAACAATCGGATCGCGCTCGAACATTCGAAGGCGTATCTCGAGAGCATTCTCGCGAACCTGACCGCCGGCGTGTTTGTGTTCGACCGGCAGTTCCGCCTGACCACGGCGAATCGCGGCGCCGAGCGGATCTTCCGGCAGCCGTTCAATGCGTCGCTGAACTTGCCGCTTGAGCAGATCGGCGTGTTGTCCGAATTCGGCGCGATGGTGCGCAAGGCATTTGCGGATCGCGATGCAGCCGCAAGCGGCAGCGGCAAGCCCATTGGCGACCGCGGGCATTGGCAACAACAACTCGCCGTTCCGGTAGCCGGCGAGACTGATCCGTTGACCTTGCTGGTACGCGGCACGCAGTTGTTGACCCTGACCGAAAGCGATACCGACGACGCTGAAACAACCGGCTATGTAGTCGTATTCGACGACATCTCCGACGTCATCTCGGCGCAGCGTTCGGTGGCATGGGGCGAAGTGGCGCGGCGGCTCGCGCACGAGATCAAGAATCCGCTCACGCCGATCCAGCTATCGGCTGAACGGTTGCAGATGAAACTCACCGACAAGCTCGCACCCGCCGACGCCGAGGTGCTCAAGCGTGGCGCGACCACTATCGTGAATCAGGTGCAGGCGATGAAGCAGATGGTCGACGACTTCCGCGAATATGCGCGTACGCCGCCGGCTGTCCTGGGCAACCTGCAGCTCAATGATCTTGTGACCGAAGTGCTGACCTTGTATGGCATTGAAGAAGGCAAGAGTCATATCACTATCGAGCTGACAAAATTGCCGGTAATTCGCGGCGATGCCACGCAGCTTCGACAGGTGATTCACAATCTTTTGCAGAACGCGCAGGATGCGGTGGCCGATGTGGCTGAACCGCGCGTGCTGCTTGAAACGAAGACAGTAGAATATGGCGATCCCGATGCCTCTGGACATGCCCGCGTAGCGGTGCGGTTGACGGTATCGGATAACGGTTCTGGTTTTCCCACGCGAATTCTTTCGCGCGCGTTCGAGCCTTATGTGACAACGAAGGCCAAGGGCACGGGTCTGGGTCTTGCAACGGTAAAGAAGATCGTCGACGAGCATGGCGCGCGCATCGACATCCGCAATCGTTCGAAGACTCCTGACGTGATCGAAGGCGCGCAGATCTCGATTCTGTTCCTGCAACTCGCGGACGATTCCGCCGAACCGGGCGCGACGTCGCCCTCGGCGGCGGCGAGCCACGGAACGACAAAAGCATTAGTGCAGACAAGGGCAGCGTAA
- the esaR gene encoding response regulator transcription factor EsaR encodes MATILVVDDEMGIRELLSEILSDEGHVVETAENAQHAREYRLRQAPDLVLLDIWMPDTDGVTLLKEWAAQGKLTMPVIMMSGHATIDTAVEATKIGALNFLEKPIALQKLLKAVEQGLARGTAAAPIANAAMRPPLPASGSTVPASAAVPVASSLSLAGGDSGALGAAAGPAGATASISFDIPLRDARDAFERAYFEYHLARENGSMTRVAEKTGLERTHLYRKLKQLGVDLGKNKSEA; translated from the coding sequence ATGGCAACCATCCTGGTGGTAGACGACGAAATGGGTATCCGGGAATTGCTCTCGGAGATCCTGAGCGACGAAGGTCACGTGGTGGAGACGGCGGAGAATGCGCAGCATGCGCGGGAGTACCGGTTGCGGCAGGCGCCGGATCTCGTGCTGCTCGACATCTGGATGCCCGATACCGACGGCGTGACGCTGCTGAAAGAGTGGGCCGCGCAGGGCAAGCTCACCATGCCGGTGATCATGATGTCGGGCCATGCGACTATCGATACGGCGGTTGAAGCGACGAAGATCGGTGCGCTCAACTTCCTCGAGAAGCCGATCGCGTTGCAAAAATTGCTCAAGGCGGTTGAGCAGGGTCTTGCGCGTGGCACGGCTGCCGCGCCGATCGCGAACGCCGCCATGCGGCCGCCGTTGCCGGCAAGTGGTTCAACGGTGCCGGCTTCGGCTGCGGTGCCGGTGGCTTCGTCGCTGAGTCTGGCGGGCGGCGACTCAGGCGCGCTGGGTGCGGCAGCAGGTCCGGCGGGCGCGACGGCATCCATCTCCTTTGACATCCCGTTACGCGATGCCCGCGATGCCTTTGAGCGTGCGTACTTCGAATATCACCTGGCGCGTGAGAACGGCAGCATGACGCGCGTGGCGGAGAAGACGGGACTGGAGCGTACGCACTTGTATCGCAAGCTCAAGCAGCTCGGCGTGGACCTGGGCAAGAACAAAAGCGAGGCTTGA